One Gossypium hirsutum isolate 1008001.06 chromosome A11, Gossypium_hirsutum_v2.1, whole genome shotgun sequence genomic window carries:
- the LOC107896005 gene encoding uncharacterized protein has translation MKEDYETEEKKQAAADVLFQYSKFAMACIGNQVRPCDMRLHLMKEISGLPTSLKRVSSQAAASPDSMGESSSSGTARLDKKADKADK, from the exons ActgaagaaaagaaacaagctgcTGCTGATGTTCTTTTTCAATATTCTAAATTTGCAATGGCATGCATAGGAAACCAAGTTCGTCCTTGTGACATGAGGTTGCATTTGATGAAG GAAATATCAGGGCTCCCAACTTCTCTTAAGAGAGTTTCATCCCAAGCTGCTGCTTCTCCTGATTCAATGGGCGAGTCATCAAGCTCAGGTACCGCAAGACTTGATAAGAAGGCTGATAAAGCTGATAAATGA